A DNA window from Arachis duranensis cultivar V14167 chromosome 3, aradu.V14167.gnm2.J7QH, whole genome shotgun sequence contains the following coding sequences:
- the LOC107477793 gene encoding S-type anion channel SLAH1, whose translation MEEMKCSISKILKEFHAGYFRIGLSLCSQALLWKTLINPIQDAHALRRIFTYIPFTAFTLLWSLAFLTLLTLSLLYVLRCLFHFHMVKDEFLDHVGVNYLFAPWISWLLLLQSSPFISSKTIYYHALWWIFSVPIFALDVKIYGQWFTKGKRFLSTVANPASQLSVIGNLVGSQAAANMGWKESAICMFSLGIAHYLVLFVTLYQRLSGNNSLPAMLRPVFFLFFAAPSMASVAWSSICGQFGSACKMLFFLSLFLFMSLVSRPLLFKKSMKKFSVAWWAYSFPLTALALASAEYARQVKGVMPHAIMLVLSTLSALVLLFLVLVSIFFNTAAKSSPSTTQHDHSSESSNNVVTVNNHV comes from the exons ATGGAAGAAATGAAATGTTCCATATCCAAAATTCTGAAAGAATTCCATGCAGGGTACTTCAGGATTGGCCTCTCGCTTTGCAGCCAAGCCTTGTTATGGAAGACCCTCATCAACCCAATCCAAGACGCACACGCTCTTAGACGCATATTTACCTATATACCCTTCACAGCCTTCACTCTTCTCTGGTCACTCGCCTTTCTCACACTCCTCACGCTCTCTCTGCTCTACGTCCTCCGATGTCTTTTCCACTTCCACATGGTTAAGGACGAGTTCCTAGACCATGTCGGAGTTAACTACCTCTTTGCTCCATGGATCTCATGGCTCCTTTTGCTCCAATCATCACCCTTCATTTCTTCCAAAACTATCTACTACCATGCACTCTGGTGGATTTTCTCCGTTCCGATTTTCGCCCTCGATGTCAAGATTTATGGACAGTGGTTTACTAAGGGGAAGAGATTCCTGTCGACCGTGGCGAACCCTGCGAGCCAACTGTCGGTGATAGGGAACTTGGTTGGCTCGCAGGCCGCGGCCAACATGGGATGGAAAGAGAGCGCAATTTGCATGTTCTCTCTTGGCATTGCACATTATTTGGTGCTATTTGTTACTCTTTACCAGAGATTGTCCGGGAACAATAGCCTCCCGGCGATGTTGCGGccggttttcttcttgttcttcgcCGCGCCGAGCATGGCTAGCGTCGCATGGAGCTCTATTTGTGGCCAGTTTGGTAGCGCCTGCAAGATGTTGTTCTTCCTCTCCCTGTTTCTTTTCATGTCTTTG GTTTCAAGGCCTCTGCTATtcaaaaaatcaatgaaaaaattcAGTGTGGCATGGTGGGCTTATTCATTTCCCCTCACAGCTCTGGCACTGGCTTCAGCAGAGTATGCACGACAAGTTAAAGGGGTTATGCCTCATGCTATTATGTTAGTCTTATCAACACTTTCAGCTTTGGTGTTACTATTCTTAGTACTTGTTTCTATCTTCTTCAACACTGCTGCAAAGTCCTCACCCTCAACAACTCAACATGATCATTCATCAGAAAGTTCTAATAATGTTGTAACCGTCAACAATCATGTTTAG